A stretch of the Saccharolobus caldissimus genome encodes the following:
- a CDS encoding adenylate kinase, whose product MKLGIVTGIPGVGKTTVLSIVDKILSEKNIPHKILNYGDYMLSTALKEGYVKNRDEIRKLPITKQKELQILAAKKIVEELSTIGDNGLGFIDTHAVIRTPAGYLPGLPKYVIEILSPNIIFLLESDPKIILERQKRDSNRTRLDYSDINVIYEVLQFARYSAMASAVLVGASVKIVNNQEGDPSIAALDIINSLIL is encoded by the coding sequence ATGAAATTAGGAATTGTAACTGGTATACCAGGAGTAGGGAAAACAACTGTTTTATCAATAGTTGATAAAATTTTATCTGAAAAAAATATTCCACATAAAATTCTAAATTATGGAGACTATATGCTAAGTACTGCTCTTAAAGAAGGTTATGTCAAAAATAGAGACGAGATAAGAAAACTACCTATAACAAAACAAAAGGAATTACAAATATTAGCAGCTAAAAAAATTGTTGAGGAATTATCTACAATAGGAGATAATGGTCTAGGCTTTATTGATACTCATGCAGTTATTAGAACACCTGCAGGATACCTGCCTGGACTTCCTAAGTATGTTATTGAAATACTCTCACCAAATATAATATTTTTATTAGAGTCTGATCCAAAAATTATACTAGAAAGGCAAAAAAGAGATAGTAATAGAACTAGGTTGGATTATAGTGATATTAATGTAATTTATGAAGTTTTACAATTTGCTAGATATTCAGCCATGGCATCTGCTGTATTAGTAGGTGCATCAGTTAAGATTGTTAATAACCAAGAAGGAGACCCTTCTATAGCGGCTTTAGATATAATAAATTCCTTAATATTGTGA